A single region of the Pyxidicoccus trucidator genome encodes:
- a CDS encoding DUF2007 domain-containing protein, which produces MRRVQFSVHRTVGEARLLAGALEATGVSVEVRGESLAPLSGEIPSGETWVELWLWPPDVEQARGLLAELRENQEAAERSVDCPRCREENPGNFELCWSCGLELPSGLRPRLRAV; this is translated from the coding sequence ATGAGGCGCGTGCAGTTCTCCGTGCATCGCACGGTGGGAGAAGCGCGGCTGCTGGCGGGAGCACTCGAGGCCACAGGCGTGTCGGTGGAGGTGCGCGGCGAATCGCTCGCTCCGCTGAGCGGAGAGATTCCGAGCGGAGAGACGTGGGTGGAGCTCTGGCTCTGGCCGCCCGACGTGGAGCAGGCCCGGGGGCTGCTCGCGGAGCTGCGGGAGAACCAGGAGGCGGCGGAGCGCAGCGTGGACTGCCCCCGCTGTCGTGAGGAGAACCCGGGCAACTTCGAGCTGTGCTGGAGCTGCGGCCTGGAGCTTCCTTCCGGGCTGCGGCCCCGGCTACGAGCGGTATAG
- a CDS encoding quinone oxidoreductase family protein, producing the protein MKAIRYHQVGGPEVLRLEEVPEPVAGPGEVRIRVRAAGVNFADTERRRGLYDSKVPLPRILGSEAAGVVESVGAGVDASWVGRRVVALAKQSYAELVTAPEQELLALPERVSFEEAAGLLVQGLTAWHLVHTVGRVTERQSVLIHAAAGGVGLLAIQLAKAAGARVLGTVSTEAKARLARELGADEVLLYGEGDVAEQVRALTGGQGVELVLDSVGASTWKSSLEALAPFGHLVSYGSASGAPPPVDVEALYEKSLKVSAYWLHTRHPPALQRQARETLGRELAEGRLQVRAGLVLDLAEAAEAHRQLEGRGTAGKVVLRVP; encoded by the coding sequence ATGAAAGCCATTCGCTATCACCAGGTGGGCGGGCCCGAGGTTCTCCGGCTCGAGGAAGTCCCCGAGCCGGTGGCAGGCCCCGGAGAGGTGCGCATCCGGGTCCGGGCCGCGGGAGTGAACTTCGCGGACACGGAGCGCCGTCGGGGGCTCTACGACTCCAAGGTGCCGCTGCCCCGAATCCTCGGAAGCGAAGCGGCGGGAGTGGTGGAGTCCGTGGGCGCGGGCGTCGACGCGAGCTGGGTCGGTCGCCGGGTGGTGGCGCTGGCGAAGCAAAGCTACGCGGAGCTCGTGACGGCGCCGGAGCAGGAGTTGCTGGCGCTTCCGGAGCGCGTTTCCTTCGAGGAAGCCGCGGGACTCCTCGTCCAGGGGCTCACGGCCTGGCACCTCGTCCACACGGTGGGCCGGGTGACGGAGAGACAGTCCGTCCTCATCCACGCGGCCGCGGGCGGAGTCGGCCTGCTGGCAATCCAGCTCGCGAAGGCTGCGGGAGCGAGGGTGCTGGGAACGGTGTCGACGGAGGCGAAGGCCCGGCTCGCACGGGAGCTCGGGGCAGACGAAGTCCTCCTGTATGGCGAAGGTGACGTCGCGGAACAGGTCCGCGCGCTGACGGGAGGACAGGGCGTGGAGCTGGTGCTCGACTCGGTGGGAGCAAGCACCTGGAAGAGCAGCCTCGAAGCCCTGGCGCCTTTCGGCCACCTGGTGAGCTACGGCAGCGCGAGTGGCGCACCGCCCCCGGTGGACGTGGAGGCGCTCTATGAGAAGTCCTTGAAGGTGAGCGCCTACTGGCTGCACACCCGACACCCGCCCGCGCTGCAACGCCAGGCACGCGAGACCCTGGGGCGGGAGCTGGCCGAAGGACGGCTGCAGGTGCGAGCGGGACTGGTGCTCGACCTGGCCGAAGCCGCCGAGGCCCACCGCCAGCTGGAGGGCCGGGGCACGGCAGGCAAGGTGGTGCTGCGAGTCCCGTAG
- a CDS encoding SlyX family protein — MDEKRIAELELRYMQQQDLLQELSDVLYDQQKVLSALRAEMEVLKQKLAGDPGLVDARQQERPPHY, encoded by the coding sequence ATGGACGAGAAGCGCATTGCCGAGCTGGAACTCCGCTACATGCAGCAGCAGGACCTGCTGCAGGAGCTGAGCGACGTGCTGTACGACCAGCAGAAGGTCCTCTCCGCGCTGCGTGCGGAGATGGAGGTGCTCAAGCAGAAGCTCGCGGGAGACCCGGGCCTGGTGGACGCCCGGCAGCAGGAGCGTCCACCCCACTACTGA
- a CDS encoding tetratricopeptide repeat protein has product MEVGLEERQQEERVDPSSVTAGAESRGPIARRWRRLDRGLRRLLAICIVALLIHLIPLFLPRNMPEQELAIARVATTAEERVRFLMPLREHPKATPAELREAAELLLEGAPAEARELAKEAERRDPRAVENQLLLARICDVERMDRCVSTSLERATQVAPGDARPDLLRADLQEKDGDVQGAAESLRRAYVKAPADPLVALRYVRLLSAAKRGDEARSVLNGLQGRLPRSRLLVEQGRVWTREGRDAEAVKLFRKAVEEDPRLGVGYFELGLAWFRLGNVEAAEEALRQADRLDLEDPKALAALCAMQLEGGRINDARLTRMDLERRFSGKPELIRQSCSIP; this is encoded by the coding sequence ATGGAAGTGGGGCTGGAAGAGCGGCAGCAGGAGGAGCGCGTGGACCCTTCGTCGGTGACGGCAGGGGCCGAATCGCGAGGGCCGATCGCGCGGCGCTGGCGTCGACTGGACCGGGGGCTGCGTCGATTGCTGGCGATATGCATCGTCGCCCTGCTCATCCACCTCATTCCCCTCTTCCTGCCTCGGAACATGCCGGAGCAGGAGCTGGCCATCGCCCGCGTGGCGACGACCGCCGAGGAGCGGGTGCGCTTCCTGATGCCGCTGCGAGAGCACCCGAAGGCCACGCCCGCGGAGTTGCGTGAGGCCGCGGAGCTGCTGCTCGAAGGTGCTCCGGCCGAGGCCCGCGAGCTGGCAAAGGAGGCGGAGCGAAGGGACCCGCGCGCTGTGGAGAACCAGCTTCTGCTCGCGCGCATCTGCGACGTGGAGCGGATGGACCGGTGTGTGAGCACCTCACTGGAGCGCGCGACGCAGGTGGCTCCAGGAGACGCCCGGCCGGACCTGCTCCGGGCGGACCTGCAGGAGAAGGACGGCGACGTGCAGGGAGCGGCCGAGTCGCTGCGGCGAGCGTACGTCAAGGCACCGGCGGACCCCCTGGTGGCCCTGCGCTACGTGAGGCTGCTGAGCGCCGCGAAGCGAGGGGACGAGGCGAGGTCCGTGCTGAACGGGCTCCAGGGGCGGCTGCCGCGCTCCAGGCTACTGGTGGAGCAGGGCCGGGTATGGACGCGCGAGGGCCGGGACGCGGAGGCAGTGAAGCTCTTCCGAAAGGCGGTAGAGGAGGACCCGAGGCTGGGCGTCGGCTATTTCGAGCTCGGGCTCGCGTGGTTCCGGCTGGGAAACGTCGAGGCGGCGGAAGAGGCGCTGCGCCAGGCGGACCGGCTGGATTTGGAGGACCCCAAGGCCCTGGCGGCGCTGTGCGCGATGCAGCTCGAGGGCGGGCGCATCAACGACGCCCGGCTGACGCGGATGGACCTGGAGCGGCGCTTCTCCGGCAAGCCGGAGCTCATCCGCCAGTCGTGCAGCATCCCCTGA